In Pelosinus sp. IPA-1, a single genomic region encodes these proteins:
- a CDS encoding flagellar hook-length control protein FliK → MATMVNVIPVETKPKVVPQGATTKDSTKSDQSTTGFAKVLNNQTDKNGKDDNTNTKDDAKAKDNTATQLMAAMMGMAVPAIATTVTSNPNSNQSSDKLANDLGADDTKGQLSEVAGNGLVTGMNTSPSQLAALLAKMTDTNASVDSNKVGELTQAQLQGILQVKQLLGQAQTADVSANKVDLTANKTLLGTIASFAAVDNSNGVVKSNSAAQVDSKKTALDRVTTGTTTTEDLAELVGTADVKHVTAPQSVVNVVDAITSDSKENTILTGGKAQLSAENALVDETVKDTDTFASLLNQQVVKNENQVVVSDAKQVPQQPVKDPYNIASQIVEQARVVTGQKNTEMIIQLKPEHLGELTLKVTVDSGVVSASFHSNNSEVRSIIEASLPQLKQDLSNQGLKIENVGVYAGLGDFFSNGQQRENQQQPSVKVHNKKIEEDFLEAIDSTGVTESTSDGSGVDYRI, encoded by the coding sequence ATGGCTACAATGGTAAACGTGATTCCTGTAGAAACGAAACCAAAGGTTGTGCCACAGGGGGCTACTACAAAAGATAGCACCAAAAGTGATCAATCAACAACGGGTTTTGCCAAAGTGTTAAACAATCAGACTGATAAAAATGGCAAAGATGACAACACAAATACTAAGGATGATGCAAAGGCAAAAGACAACACTGCAACCCAATTAATGGCGGCAATGATGGGGATGGCTGTGCCAGCTATTGCTACTACAGTGACGTCAAATCCAAATTCTAATCAAAGTAGTGATAAACTTGCCAATGATTTGGGTGCAGATGACACTAAAGGTCAATTGTCTGAAGTAGCGGGTAATGGTTTAGTCACTGGCATGAACACTTCTCCCAGTCAATTAGCAGCATTATTAGCAAAAATGACGGACACAAATGCATCTGTAGACAGTAATAAAGTTGGCGAGCTAACACAAGCACAATTACAGGGAATATTACAAGTTAAGCAACTGCTTGGGCAGGCACAAACTGCAGATGTTTCTGCGAACAAAGTAGATTTGACTGCCAATAAGACATTACTAGGAACAATAGCTTCTTTTGCTGCTGTAGACAATAGTAACGGAGTAGTAAAAAGTAATAGTGCAGCGCAAGTTGATAGCAAAAAAACAGCTCTAGATCGAGTAACTACAGGAACAACTACGACGGAAGATCTTGCAGAATTGGTTGGTACTGCTGATGTAAAACATGTGACAGCTCCTCAATCAGTAGTAAATGTTGTTGATGCAATAACAAGTGATAGCAAAGAAAATACAATATTGACAGGTGGTAAAGCGCAGTTAAGTGCAGAAAATGCTTTAGTAGACGAAACAGTAAAAGATACAGATACTTTTGCTAGCTTGCTGAATCAGCAGGTAGTAAAAAATGAAAATCAAGTTGTTGTTTCAGATGCAAAGCAAGTACCGCAACAACCAGTAAAGGATCCGTATAATATTGCATCACAAATTGTTGAACAAGCACGTGTAGTTACTGGGCAGAAAAACACGGAAATGATCATCCAACTAAAACCTGAGCATTTGGGAGAATTAACTTTAAAAGTGACAGTTGATAGCGGTGTTGTTAGCGCAAGTTTCCATTCCAATAATAGTGAAGTTCGCAGTATTATTGAGGCATCACTACCTCAGTTAAAGCAAGATCTGTCCAATCAAGGCTTGAAGATTGAAAATGTAGGTGTGTATGCAGGTTTAGGCGATTTTTTCTCTAATGGACAACAGCGTGAAAACCAACAACAACCTAGCGTGAAAGTACATAACAAGAAAATAGAAGAAGATTTTCTTGAAGCAATCGATTCAACTGGTGTAACGGAATCGACTTCTGACGGTTCAGGCGTAGATTATCGTATATAA
- a CDS encoding magnesium transporter MgtE, which produces MAEKVKIDNKIKKMDSKPEKPKKRAGLIFKVLLSGVILLIVAGVGFGLGIYLKIFDLEGLTKSLKLNEYPVIGQYFPQPKTNFEPVDLEQENSDLTLTPASPQNVPPTVMPDVPMVKGKVDDTELQKQAKIKQQEEAKRISKLARLYGGMKPDEAVVILNKLDDNTVLDILSKMEDEQVSKIMALLDPSRAANLTQAMLRGKNIN; this is translated from the coding sequence ATGGCAGAAAAAGTGAAGATTGATAATAAAATAAAAAAAATGGATAGTAAGCCTGAAAAACCTAAAAAAAGAGCGGGTCTGATTTTTAAAGTGCTACTTAGTGGGGTTATTTTGCTAATCGTTGCTGGTGTTGGTTTCGGGTTGGGAATTTACTTAAAGATATTTGATCTAGAAGGATTAACAAAAAGCTTGAAACTAAATGAATATCCAGTAATTGGTCAGTATTTTCCGCAACCCAAGACTAATTTTGAACCTGTTGATTTAGAACAAGAAAATTCTGACTTAACGCTAACACCTGCTAGCCCTCAAAATGTGCCACCAACGGTGATGCCGGACGTCCCTATGGTGAAAGGAAAAGTAGACGACACTGAGTTACAAAAACAAGCTAAAATAAAGCAACAAGAAGAAGCAAAACGTATTTCTAAGTTAGCTAGGTTGTATGGTGGCATGAAGCCTGATGAAGCAGTAGTTATCTTAAATAAACTAGATGATAATACTGTATTAGACATTTTGAGTAAAATGGAAGATGAACAAGTTTCGAAAATTATGGCACTACTTGATCCTAGTAGGGCAGCAAATTTAACACAAGCCATGCTTAGAGGCAAAAACATAAATTAG
- a CDS encoding lytic transglycosylase domain-containing protein: MDGINRVLQRIDAIEQRFNYSPAPAMNFSKVLAGVEKSNATGEKTFASDDIGKMIQFTAKKYGVDPKLAMAVAKVESNLSPDVVSSAGAVGVMQLMPETAQGLGVQNSKDPRENIDGGVRYLKQLISTFDGDVPKAVAAYNAGPQAVKNYNGIPPYSETKAYVAKVMELSK, translated from the coding sequence ATGGATGGTATAAATAGAGTATTACAACGTATAGATGCCATAGAGCAAAGGTTTAATTATTCTCCAGCTCCTGCAATGAATTTTTCTAAGGTGTTAGCTGGGGTAGAAAAGAGTAATGCCACAGGGGAAAAGACCTTTGCATCAGATGATATTGGAAAAATGATCCAATTTACAGCTAAAAAGTATGGAGTAGACCCTAAACTTGCTATGGCAGTTGCAAAAGTAGAGTCTAATTTGTCTCCCGATGTTGTTTCCTCGGCTGGCGCAGTGGGGGTTATGCAACTTATGCCTGAGACAGCGCAAGGATTAGGCGTTCAAAATAGTAAAGATCCACGTGAGAATATTGATGGTGGCGTACGTTATTTGAAACAACTAATTTCCACCTTTGATGGCGATGTCCCGAAAGCGGTTGCTGCCTACAATGCTGGGCCTCAGGCGGTAAAAAATTATAATGGTATTCCTCCGTATTCGGAAACAAAGGCATATGTAGCCAAAGTAATGGAACTGTCTAAATGA
- the fliJ gene encoding flagellar export protein FliJ — MQSFTFRLETLLKFRKMQKEQVQIAFWQATNQFQLEKQKLVELESKLSQNIDQLRNYQQDALTIETLRAYQYYFEKIKYEITKQKERVLAFDEKRRECLRNLEEAVKNHKLVEKFREKKLQHYRDEMIREEQKMLDEIGLQLYVRES; from the coding sequence ATGCAATCTTTTACATTCCGTTTAGAAACTTTACTTAAATTTAGAAAAATGCAAAAGGAACAAGTACAAATTGCATTTTGGCAGGCTACAAATCAATTCCAATTAGAAAAACAGAAATTGGTAGAATTAGAAAGTAAGTTATCACAAAATATAGATCAATTGCGAAACTACCAGCAAGATGCACTAACGATTGAAACATTAAGGGCATACCAGTATTATTTTGAAAAGATTAAATATGAAATTACGAAGCAAAAGGAACGTGTACTAGCCTTCGATGAAAAACGAAGAGAATGTTTACGTAACCTAGAAGAAGCGGTAAAAAATCATAAGCTTGTAGAAAAATTTCGTGAAAAAAAGTTGCAGCATTATCGGGATGAAATGATAAGGGAAGAACAAAAAATGTTAGATGAGATCGGTCTGCAACTTTATGTACGAGAAAGCTAA